The Triplophysa dalaica isolate WHDGS20190420 chromosome 5, ASM1584641v1, whole genome shotgun sequence genome window below encodes:
- the LOC130420644 gene encoding tetraspanin-7-like: MSSAPPYDSLPARPSPCRANEWERELLGAKRRTSTVQTALPTLPSPSRRPSALPGYLLSPSQEYVDQQQRLSLSLCSEGSLAPPVPAVGAAPPCCRATGVMPLLRLALLIFSFLFWAAGLAIFTLGVWAQASLSNYMLLSANRYPNAPTILLGTGAAVTAWGFLGCLGVAANLPYLLRAYGVFQLATLIGGLAAGLSGLFYREDIAEGFHSGLQKAVMDYGEDEGRADALDSLQRALKCCGAEGWRDWLSSDWATQDGIYSSGLPGNDSLALSLPDSCCVRRRGCRNRPLLESGDGYGDPEGIHVHGCFRKVFSLVNDKVFHIAATVLSLAFTQVGGIALACLLANRLTPRQRRQAH, encoded by the coding sequence ATGAGCTCTGCACCGCCCTACGACTCGCTGCCAGCTCGGCCAAGTCCATGCCGTGCGAATGAGTGGGAAAGGGAGCTGCTCGGTGCCAAAAGACGGACATCCACGGTACAGACAGCTCTCCCAACCCTACCCTCTCCCTCCCGCCGGCCCTCCGCACTTCCAGGATATTTGCTGTCTCCATCGCAAGAATACGTTGACCAACAGCAACGTCTTTCATTATCATTGTGTTCGGAGGGCTCGCTGGCACCCCCTGTGCCTGCTGTGGGTGCTGCCCCACCTTGCTGCCGGGCGACGGGAGTCATGCCCTTGCTGCGCCTTGCACTCCTGATTTTCAGCTTTCTTTTTTGGGCGGCAGGGCTTGCGATCTTCACCCTTGGGGTATGGGCGCAAGCTTCATTATCTAACTACATGCTCCTGTCAGCTAACCGATACCCCAATGCCCCCACAATCTTGTTAGGCACAGGGGCTGCCGTGACGGCCTGGGGCTTTTTAGGGTGCTTGGGAGTGGCTGCCAACCTTCCTTACTTACTGCGGGCATATGGCGTCTTCCAGCTGGCTACGCTTATAGGTGGACTAGCCGCTGGGCTTTCAGGTCTTTTCTACAGGGAGGATATCGCTGAAGGGTTTCATAGTGGACTACAGAAAGCGGTAATGGACTACGGAGAAGATGAGGGCCGTGCAGATGCGCTGGATAGCCTTCAGAGGGCGTTGAAATGCTGCGGTGCCGAGGGTTGGCGTGATTGGCTCTCGTCCGACTGGGCCACCCAAGATGGTATTTACTCATCGGGACTTCCAGGAAATGACTCTCTGGCTCTTTCGCTACCAGACAGTTGCTGTGTACGCCGCAGAGGGTGTCGAAACAGACCGTTGCTAGAGAGTGGAGACGGGTACGGTGATCCAGAGGGGATTCACGTCCACGGTTGTTTTCGCAAAGTCTTCAGTTTGGTAAATGAcaaagtctttcacattgctgcaACAGTTTTGAGCCTTGCTTTCACTCAGGTGGGAGGCATCGCTCTTGCATGCCTTCTTGCCAATCGTCTTACACCCAGACAGCGACGTCAAGCCCATTAA
- the si:dkey-14d8.1 gene encoding zinc finger and SCAN domain-containing protein 21 — MEILNAESRETVPPLPLSALRLVVPPLRLMSAFLWQVIQRRNVTHYGKLEQFVVLVTETVPDIMNRSLVNKLIFYLRKKVILELCLKDKSPDLWIIQAHLDSLRRFTHKCKDVESEIINNKFIRTVHSILEDTEKKENFIQHVFPVEYGAGYDAVLQSLAWDFLSRVEDLLPVPNLKETASRLCGGLSMMEEIVQPLSDPIEIKDVLQHFQSRRLHNRNSEQPRRIISEMSIPTTTEVVCLPHPVIQETISPALTFEQEASLPPTSIAQETVIIDAESTESQTETEHACLAVMSPSQSYTEEAEPLTDSEEFTTEATAEEAENGIQEEALCEEKDSEICEVQQIYLTADGSTVVVSEFENEGEETQLQFLEQPDMTETAGVRQVSLEQWISELTGKGISLPVLPPNPVEIVREEMIYVPVVERPPSVKSIIHRKSSPPRVAVSKKQVSVPSESQAAQEEKRHACPECHKEFRFECLLRNHMRTHTGERPFQCSDCGKSFRCLSFLTNHIKTHSLARPFKCTHCVKSFRKKADLFKHIRVHTGEKPYKCTICGKSFSQGSYLKIHRECHTSENLHQCPHCDKSFPTAFKLSIHVRHHSMERSYQCNQCGKSFIYASLLRRHKGYHVGERQYLCSICGKSFVYMFDLKKHQRNHERPRMKIPCTLCHKTFAGPEMLRCHLRIHTGERPFRCKMCGKAFSQIGNMKRHERVHTGERPFTCERCGKTYKHSSHLKNHMLSHTGERPWQCSHCGKSFKFAGPLKKHERIHMGERADHRKSYDQTRGRKKHEPKSP, encoded by the exons ATGGAAATTTTAAACGCAGAGAGTCGCGAGACCG TCCCTCCACTCCCTCTCTCTGCACTGCGTCTGGTGGTACCACCCCTGCGGCTGATGTCAGCATTTTTATGGCAGGTGATTCAGCGTCGAAATGTGACACATTACGGAAAGTTGGAGCAGTTCGTGGTGTTGGTAACAGAGACTGTTCCCGACATCATGAATCGAAGTCTGGTTAATAAACTCATCTTTTATCTTCGGAAAAAA GTGATTCTGGAGCTTTGTCTGAAAGATAAATCGCCAGATCTGTGGATCATTCAGGCACATTTGGATTCTCTTCGAAGGTTCACACATAAA TGTAAAGATGTAGAAAGTGAGATCATCAATAACAAATTTATTAGAACGGTGCACAGCATCTTGGAGGAtacagaaaagaaagagaatttTATCCAG CATGTCTTCCCTGTTGAATATGGGGCAGGATATGATGCAGTATTACAGAGCCTTGCATGGGACttcctgtctcgagtggagGATCTGCTACCTGTGCCCAATCTTAAAGAG ACAGCCTCGCGGTTATGTGGCGGTCTGTCTATGATGGAGGAGATTGTGCAGCCGCTCTCAGATCCAATTGAAATCAAGGATGTTCTCCAACACTTCCAATCCAGAAGACTTCACAACAGAAATAGTGAGCAGCCAAGGAGAATTATTAGTGAAA TGTCTATTCCTACCACGACTGAAGTGGTTTGTTTACCTCACCCGGTCATACAGGAGACAATCTCCCCTGCCTTAACTTTTGAACAAGAGGCAAGTTTGCCTCCTACATCTATAGCTCAAGAGACGGTTATCATTGATGCAGAAAGCACAGAGAGCCAAACAGAAACCGAACACGCATGCCTTGCAGTAATGAGTCCCTCGCAGAGTTACACTGAGGAGGCTGAACCTTTAACCGACAGCGAGGAATTTACAACAGAAGCCACTGCCGAAGAAGCAGAGAATGGTATACAAGAAGAAGCCCTCTGTGAAGAGAAAGATTCAGAGATCTGTGAAGTCCAGCAGATCTACCTCACTGCAGACGGCTCTACCGTGGTTGTATCGGAGTTTGAGAACGAGGGCGAGGAGACACAATTGCAGTTTCTGGAACAACCGGATATGACAGAGACTGCTGGAGTGAGGCAGGTCAGTTTGGAGCAGTGGATCTCGGAGTTAACAGGAAAGGGCATCTCTCTACCAGTCTTGCCTCCAAATCCGGTTGAGATCGTAAGGGAGGAGATGATCTACGTTCCCGTCGTAGAAAGACCTCCATCCGTGAAGTCTATCATCCACAGAAAGAGCAGTCCGCCTCGAGTCGCAGTGTCCAAAAAGCAAGTCTCTGTACCTTCTGAATCCCAAGCGGCACAGGAAGAAAAAAGACACGCGTGTCCCGAGTGCCACAAGGAGTTTCGTTTCGAGTGTCTTCTGAGGAatcacatgcgcacacacacggGCGAGCGTCCTTTTCAGTGTTCAGACTGCGGCAAGAGCTTCAGGTGCCTCAGCTtcctgaccaatcacatcaaaaCTCACTCGCTCGCCAGGCCTTTCAAATGCACGCACTGTGTCAAGTCTTTCCGCAAAAAAGCCGACCTCTTCAAGCACATCCGTGTGCACACAGGTGAAAAACCCTACAAGTGCACCATCTGCGGCAAGAGCTTTTCCCAGGGCTCTTACTTAAAGATTCACCGCGAATGCCACACATCAGAAAACCTCCACCAGTGTCCACATTGTGACAAGAGCTTTCCAACAGCATTTAAGCTATCCATCCATGTCCGCCACCATTCCATGGAGCGCTCCTACCAGTGTAACCAGTGTGGGAAAAGTTTCATATACGCCAGCCTCCTCAGAAGACACAAAGGTTATCATGTAGGTGAGAGGCAGTACCTGTGCTCTATCTGCGGCAAGTCTTTTGTCTACATGTTCGACTTGAAAAAGCATCAACGGAACCACGAGAGACCCCGGATGAAGATCCCTTGCACCCTTTGTCACAAGACTTTTGCAGGACCGGAGATGCTGAGGTGCCACCTACGCATACACACAGGAGAGCGTCCGTTCCGCTGCAAGATGTGTGGGAAAGCCTTCTCTCAGATCGGTAATATGAAGAGACATGAACGTGTACACACGGGCGAACGTCCCTTCACCTGCGAGCGATGCGGAAAGACTTACAAGCACTCGTCTCACCTGAAGAACCATATGCTTAGCCACACCGGCGAGCGGCCGTGGCAGTGTTCGCATTGCGGGAAGAGCTTTAAGTTTGCCGGGCCTCTGAAAAAGCATGAGAGAATTCATATGGGTGAACGTGCAGACCATAGAAAGAGCTATGACCAAACCCGTGGCCGCAAGAAACACGAACCTAAAAGCCCTTGA